atatatatctatctatctacaatgtatctatctatctatctatgtatgTATCTATATGATAAATCTTTGATCCTTTGACTTATCAGATAGTAATTACAACTTAACACAACACTTTCAcacttattattattttactaAATGTGAAGCTCTGGTAATACTATATGAATAATTTGCGTAACTTGAAaagatatatataatgaaaactgCCATACTTGAGATTTCTTATTATATTGACAACTCGATCTATTTCAGAGTAAAAACTCTGATACTTTAAGAATGAATTCCTCTCATATTTTTGTCTGCCTTAACACCTTTAGAATGTATACATACTTTTGACGCATAGTAAATTAGGTGTTCTTGTGTTTCTGTCGTGGTCGTTCCAAGGTCACGCTCTTATCAAACAACCTAGAACATATATTAGAGCAGATGTGAATTGTATATACTTGTGAGTTAGTACAAACTTTGTTTTGATTCACAACATAATCACTATGTATGAACATATTTTTGTCTGTTTGCATAGCACAATTTATAAACAATGGTAAACTCAGTAAGATATATGGAAGACCGAATTTCCTCCCATTCATCGTTATTTCTGCCGTATTTCTACTACTTAcaatttttttggttttttttttttttgttgttgttgaagttTTCATATCATAACACTGGTGCAATAAGATACATAATGGCATAGATTAAAGAAGGGGTATCAGATCATTaaagatttgtttgttttaagtcccttcgagaatatttcactcaaattaTGACGTCACCAGCTATACGGGAAgtctatgcttagcgcttacggccgtatcagtgagggttctgtgacgtgccaacgcctgctgcgACAAGGGACCCccagtttttaaggtcatatccgggAGACCCGTGAccatcacttctaaatgccgagcgtttggcgaaggagaaATCACTACCCCTGTCTGATGCGATCATGACACGAACGgggttcgaactcacgacctgccgGTCACGTAGTGAACGCTCTTTCATAACCACAGGATCttaaaagaaagagaaaaaaagaaagagaaaatgaCTCTCATGTGTTTACCTATGAAAATTTAAGAGACTGTAGAGCATTTAAATGGCTCCCAGAAGGGTATCACGTTCAAGATATCTACAAATTTCCTATGCCTTGTTATTTTTGTCAGACTTATTTCCACCATGGTACGATTGTAAGCACGATGCGGTTCCATGGCCGACATGCTTCATAACTGAAGAAAATACTTATGGTGCATATCATCTGAATATAAATGATGATAAGAAtttatcatttaatttcattcaaaacttttatattttgatatatgttgaAGAATACATTTTTTGTGTTCGTACCTATCATTTATGAATACGACACCGTGGATGTCCGATTCTATCTCATTTCATGCATAATGACTGTCTCCATTAATGTATAATGACTATTGCGTTTCATGTATAATTACTACCTCATTTCATGTTTAATGACTGTCTCATTTCAtgcacttacatgtattttcatgaaTCTGCGGtccaatacatgtatgttgttcaTTTCCTTCCATGTATAGTGTTTATTCCATGTATAGTatcatgaaaatgaaaatatctaacagaaatcaatctcttaactcctgtaaggaatacaaaatagactgttgggcaaacacggatccctggatataccagaagtaggatcaggtgtctaggaggagtaagcatcccttgtcacATTCGCCgtaccgtgagccctatatcttgatcatgtaattggagtaattcgtagtcaaagtCGATGTGCCAAGTacagtctaacaattggtatgaaacacgtcagacatcatttgacccaattatatgtgtaggttgtattggcaaactagatcgttataacgataatGTATAATGACCACCTCAGTCCCTGTATAATAATCATAAGATAGACTACAACGACCAGAAATGATTCcttaaaaaaataatgcatcATCAATTTAGCATTGAAGTTAATGGaaatagcaaaaaaaaaaaaaagaagattctGCAAATATATCAGAAAGATTCGAATTATGAATTTTTCTATGGAAAAAAATGCAGTTATTACATATATTAGCATCAAGGTTAATGCACAAAAATTTGAAAGTGTTTTCCCAAGGGCAGAACTCACAAAAATACATAAAGGTCACTACAGGTAGTTGTTCTATACCCTTCATTATACATATCATACCTTAATGAATCAAATAGTGAAAACTTATAATATAAgctgttttttttaattattgaaaAATACAAGTTATCCTTGTAATATTTCTGTATTGGGTAAATAATTACAACTTTGAAAAGGGGCTTGTGTTTTATCTTTTTTATCACTTGGACATAATTCAAGCCAAACTTTACATTTTAGTTTACTTACGTATGGGTCCTTTTTTCTGACATGCTTCTCGTCGATTTTCAAGACATAGCAATTTAAACTTACATAATGGAGGGATTGTTTTTATTTGGGAGTTTCATAATTATGTCTCCTTTACCATGTACTGGGAGAGGATCATCATCAGTTTCTCGAAAAACTTCAAAGAAAAACTACTCACTCTGAGACAATTTTCAATCCCAGTGCTCCTACGTTTCTGCGTTGCCTTTGATTTGTACTTGAAACGTTGATTATGGGAAGGTACTATGGTTTAGTGTTATATAAACCTCCTACGTTATGCTAGTAGCGATCTTCCCACCGGCGAAAATGCATTCATGTTTTCAGAAGTGGACACTCGAGGGGCAATCAGTTGAAGGgaatatgcacgtgcattgacgTTTACTTAGCGCTCTGAAGAGAAAACACACTAAAAACAAAGATTTCAGTAGACACTTACTTTGTAAGTTTCGTACTTCACAATGTACTCTTTTCATATAATATTCTTAttatgttttcaaaaaatatatcgTAAAGAATATCTTTTGTTTTCAACGAGCAAAAAGGATATCCTTTgcacttttttctttaaatactaTAGAGAATCGGAAGTAATACACGGGGTTTTAAGTGCCAATGAATGTAGGTCTCCTTAAAAAAACCTTTTGTAAATGGAAAATTGAAAGCCCACTTGAAtcacttaatatttttattcagtAAGTCTTACTACGAGAGGGATCGTCTCCCCTTAATATCACAATCACTGCACATAtgtttttactttcatttcacaTTTGACCTTTTAAGTGACCTTTTCCTCTATCGTTGAAAAGGCGTAAAAGGGGGAGGTTTGAACGCGGAAACAAAATTCATCAATTCACTGCAACGGCGATGATTGGCTGAAAGCTAATTATATGTAGTACTTTTGACGTGATACATAATCCAAAAACTTCAAAAGTTTCCCACGTAACGAGGCTCGttataaatattacaatttcttGTTATCCCTgccattatttttttaaaaacgctACCAAGACATTGCGCTCGCTCCGGTCTCTGAGGCGAATTTGCTTCTAGCTGTGCGGATGGTGGAGCTTGGCAgttaattaatttgaaaatattttccacgtgtgaaatttattttcttatcgAGTTTCGAAATTTTTGAACACGACTTGATGACATATGAAAAGTTACTAAAAGTGAAATGGTTTTCGTTAATGGCCTCTGGAATCATTTTAGCATTAAATGCTAACCGTTGCCTGCAAAAAGTTTTTGCAAGTAAAAATTACAACTGGCAATTAGAAGTTTTCAAAGCAACAATTCTGAAACCGAAAACTTTTCACGAGGCAGTAATTTAGGAGGAATCCGGAGAGTTGTGTTAAAAAGTCCCTTGATTGATTTGAAAACCAAGGGGATACTCTTTGTTGATTTATTAGAGTTTTAATACTCTTCGTGCGAATTTACTTCAGTTTTACAACAAatttttcatcataaacatattaAATTGAAAAGACAGACGATAGCCCAGCACGTGCTCTTTTATCAAGATGATGATGATGGCGGATTATCGGAGTTGCCGTTATGAACCAAGCCACCAGAACTACGCTGGACATCCATTGGTAGCAGGCGAAATGCCAGAGGGGCGTCATTTGACGGATTTATCTTATACCAATTCATCGGGGAACCCCGATTACTATTCTTCCACCAACGTAACATTTCACCGCCATTTCGAACGTCCCTACAGCTCCGAAATGTATCCTTACCAATCAACCAATATTCCCTCTAGGACATTTTTCACTCCTCTGCAGCCTTCGTCAGGTGAACTGGGTGTAAAATCCGAGTTTTGTTCTCCGACGAAAGATCAACGTCCATATTCTGAAATGAAGGATGCCAAAACTGAACACGAGATTGAGCGTGAAGCTAAGCTGATAAAAGGTGAATCGTTTGAAAACTGTATTGAAAAGCATACTTCCGAGTGTGATTCCCCGGGTAAGGAAGATTCTCTGGATAGGGATAGCCTTGGATCCGACGACGGGGATGACCATGTCCCCCATGTCTTAGCGCCGGGATTTCACGGACCAAACCGGCGGTGTCTTCTCTGGGCTTGTAAGGCCTGTAAAAGAAAAACAGTCACCATTGATCGACGAAAAGCAGCGACAATGAGGGAGAGACGAAGGCTTCGGAAAGTGAATGAAGCGTTTGAAACATTGAAACGGCGGACTTGTCCGAATCCGAATCAAAGACTACCGAAAGTAGAAATATTACGCAACGCTATAGAATATATCGAAAGTCTAGAAGAATTGTTGCACGGCAATAGAATTCCCCGGAATGATGACCACGTTAATGATACAGGTTCTACCAGCGGTAGCTCGGATTACATGGTGAGTCTTTCAATTTATTAAATTAATCAGTCTTATTCTATAATAGactcaaattaatttttttctaaaatttgtatatcttaatataaaaaatgatcATGACAAATAGATAAATTAGTGGGGGGAAATCATCCTGAATATTAGTGTTTATTCCCAATTTCTTTCTAGTTTATTTTTTGTGTGTAAATATTGACAAAGGAATCAAATTTTCTTCACAGATTTTAGAGAAAGGGAATGGGGTATATATCAGGAAGTTTGATAGTTGCAGAATAATTATCGATAAATGTCAAACAAATCTCAAACGGACTGTTAAGTTTCGTAGCGTTAAAATTGGGAGCTCGGAGGAAGAACTTAGATAATATTTTGTTCTTTAGCAAGATAATCTATTCTGGAGTGCGATAAGACCTGATGAATATCATATCCCCCGTGAACCCTGATAAAAAAGAGTAACGAGTGTACACATTCCGTGGATTAGTTTATTGTGTGATGGCATATATTGTTTTCGGGAAAATAAACAGATTTTAAATCTTCCCATTTTGTGGTTTaattttttcctttaaattctTCTTTCGTAAATACATGCACGTCcgttacattaaaaaaatacaccatgcatttttttttaattgatggtATAAGCAGAAACACAACATAtgcaataattataaaaactgATATGTTGTCTTTAGTCAGTTCCGATTCAATTATATTGTCgagaaaaaataatgttttaaatcatattgattttcaaattctatttctaaatTGAATAATGCAATTACAATTTAGTGAGATAGTTGTTGCATACGTACTTCCTATTATAGAAAAATagtttagatacatgtactatctACAACataatgtttacaattttttttttagtctaAGACATGAAATATACGTGAATGCTAAAATAATCTTTCAAAAGTCAAATATCTCCTTTCGAATTTGACATCTTAAAATCATCATTATTCTCTCGGAAGAAAAAAACGATATGtttttgataacaaaatgaaGACTATAATTTGTTATTTCAGCAATAACTCTATCGCTAAACAGGCGAATAATTGGAAACAATATATGCACCCCATGCCGAAACAAAAATAAGGCATCTTCCTCTCCAGcttaaatatttatgaaatgcacCGAATTTGATGAAGTAAGTAAATAAACATGCTTGCTAGGATAAAAAGAAAACTAGCTATTAATCAATGACGGGTAAAATTAGGAGTCCATTAATTAAGCGTCAGTGATGGACGAATCATAAAAATGGTCCTGCCCTTGGAGGGGGGTTGTCACGTGGTCGTCTTGAAATCGGCTCGAGTTCGTCTCCGTTTCTACTGCCGAGTAACATCGTGAAAATAGTTGTTTTAAATTAGC
Above is a genomic segment from Ostrea edulis chromosome 3, xbOstEdul1.1, whole genome shotgun sequence containing:
- the LOC125674205 gene encoding myoblast determination protein 1 homolog — translated: MMMMADYRSCRYEPSHQNYAGHPLVAGEMPEGRHLTDLSYTNSSGNPDYYSSTNVTFHRHFERPYSSEMYPYQSTNIPSRTFFTPLQPSSGELGVKSEFCSPTKDQRPYSEMKDAKTEHEIEREAKLIKGESFENCIEKHTSECDSPGKEDSLDRDSLGSDDGDDHVPHVLAPGFHGPNRRCLLWACKACKRKTVTIDRRKAATMRERRRLRKVNEAFETLKRRTCPNPNQRLPKVEILRNAIEYIESLEELLHGNRIPRNDDHVNDTGSTSGSSDYMTVNSPQYYDKLHHIGDVHNGYSHGNGYDHHHQLSAQTQQQPLNGSVSSLDCLSLIVESISPKTSAGLMTGISPPERPL